The following are encoded in a window of Gossypium raimondii isolate GPD5lz chromosome 13, ASM2569854v1, whole genome shotgun sequence genomic DNA:
- the LOC105783472 gene encoding uncharacterized protein LOC105783472: MASNAYIIANKRAVSSHPHRQPHLPLLLLLFSLLFIGKFDLVSALNYTKYTRKVSNLRLQRIQKHLEKINKPAVITIESPDGDIIDCVHKRKQPALDHPLLKKHKIQRVAPEMPKVKTLKRDEGSGDSKRKEGEDLIWQMWHRNGTRCPKGTVPIRRSTTRDVLRAKSLFHFGKKQSTTINPTRRADAPDVVSSNGHEHAIAYTGTSQEVYGAKATINVWDPSIQEVNEFSLSQIWILSGSFDGSDLNSIEAGWQVSPELYGDSRPRLFTYWTSDSYQATGCYNLLCAGFVQTNSRIAIGAAISPVSQYDANQYDITILIWKDPKLGNWWMGFGDNNLVGYWPAELFTHLADHATMVEWGGEVVNSRANGKHTSTEMGSGHFAEDGFGKSSYFRNLELVDADNSLSSVHDISTLAENTNCYNIKNSYNNEWGTYFYYGGPGNNPQCP, encoded by the exons ATGGCTTCTAACGCTTACATTATTGCTAATAAGAGAGCCGTTTCGTCTCATCCTCATCGTCAACCCcatcttcctcttcttcttcttctgttcTCTCTCCTTTTCATCGGGAAATTCGATCTTGTTTCGGCTCTAAATTACACCAAGTATACTAGGAAAGTGAGTAACTTGAGGCTTCAAAGAATTCAAAAACACTTGGAAAAGATCAACAAACCTGCTGTCATCACCATtgag aGCCCAGATGGAGATATCATAGATTGTGTTCATAAAAGAAAACAGCCAGCTTTGGATCACCCTCTTCTGAAAAAACATAAGATTCAG AGAGTCGCACCGGAGATGCCAAAAGTGAAAACGTTGAAAAGAGATGAAGGAAGTGGAGATTCAAAGAGGAAAGAAGGAGAAGATTTAATATGGCAAATGTGGCATAGGAATGGGACAAGATGCCCCAAAGGAACTGTTCCAATACGGCGGAGCACAACTCGTGATGTTTTGAGAGCCAAGTCGTTGTTTCACTTCGGCAAGAAACAATCTACCACCATCAACCCTACTCGCCGTGCCGACGCTCCCGACGTCGTTAGCAGTAACGGACATGAG CATGCGATTGCATATACGGGAACATCCCAAGAGGTATATGGGGCAAAGGCTACGATAAACGTGTGGGACCCATCCATCCAAGAGGTCAACGAATTCAGCCTATCACAGATTTGGATTCTTTCGGGATCATTCGACGGCTCTGATCTCAACAGCATCGAAGCTGGATGGCAG GTCAGTCCGGAGCTTTATGGTGACAGCAGGCCAAGACTCTTCACATATTGGACG TCTGATTCCTATCAAGCAACTGGATGCTACAACCTTCTATGTGCAGGCTTTGTGCAAACAAATAGTAGAATTGCCATTGGCGCTGCCATTTCTCCTGTCTCACAATATGATGCTAATCAATATGATATTACCATCCTCATTTGGAAG gATCCTAAGCTAGGAAATTGGTGGATGGGGTTTGGTGATAATAACCTGGTAGGTTATTGGCCAGCAGAGCTATTTACTCACCTAGCAGACCATGCCACCATGGTGGAATGGGGTGGTGAAGTAGTGAACTCAAGGGCCAACGGCAAGCACACGTCTACGGAAATGGGCTCCGGTCACTTTGCTGAAGATGGGTTTGGAAAATCGAGCTATTTCCGGAACTTGGAGCTTGTTGATGCCGATAATAGCTTGAGTTCGGTCCATGACATATCAACCCTAGCTGAGAATACAAATTGTTACAATATCAAGAATTCTTACAACAATGAATGGGGAACATATTTCTACTACGGAGGGCCTGGGAACAATCCACAGTGCCCTTGA